In the genome of Dermacentor silvarum isolate Dsil-2018 chromosome 1, BIME_Dsil_1.4, whole genome shotgun sequence, one region contains:
- the LOC125942442 gene encoding uncharacterized protein LOC125942442 — MTFPPRASCSTAHLRKRQSGQRPFATSSLCLPEVSARTRRFRTSAHQRTIRIGGPFTLVLPPRRRSTNSDDSARLYLDFHRLAKQHQRQSMPGQRISERRRRRVPGPAVSTGLAALPTSTGRLPRQATTLPFACRVIISPVRFRGSLASSDLRHYITPSRSQPHTFADSHASDNHYAVGHHLRRLRGKHRRRDAPSPLLERNVVPTPGFSCRCDSAGAEAKKFVPPEFAQTATKTRPLRRVMQSSQVVTRTGRHPPQDHTDSFRRRSTPSVFSCCGNIKRDAKPPSRRFAHAAAHHAATQAASRRGRRCGLRLKRRPVGSRLAAHRVRLLRSGAGEHLSGQPAAMVMNLLSGMPPGTGKEGTGWRALPRGVNIQGEMTTGGKSSLLDSPSNATRGAADGVGPRALATRDQLATLATSHRGEAGSACRRKTCSMRAKPGGKARTAGP, encoded by the coding sequence TCTCCGCAAGGACACGTAGATTTCGAACGAGCGCCCACCAAAGAACCATCAGAATCGGCGGCCCCTTCACCTTGGTGCTGCCTCCGAGGAGAAGGTCAACGAATTCCGACGATTCCGCCCGCCTCTACCTGGATTTTCATAGGCTGGCCAAGCAACACCAGCGACAGTCAATGCCAGGTCAACGGATAAGCGAGCGTCGACGGCGACGTGTCCCTGGGCCAGCCGTTTCCACTGGCCTTGCCGCTCTGCCAACATCGACTGGGCGTCTACCGAGGCAAGCCACCACGTTGCCATTTGCCTGCCGAGTCATCATATCCCCAGTTCGCTTCAGGGGTTCACTCGCTTCTTCCGACCTCCGCCACTACATCACCCCGAGCCGTAGCCAACCTCACACGTTTGCTGATAGCCACGCTTCTGACAATCACTACGCAGTGGGACATCATTTGCGCCGGCTTCGCGGCAAGCATCGACGTCGCGACGCTCCATCTCCGTTACTTGAACGCAACGTCGTGCCAACGCCGGGGTTCAGCTGCCGCTGTGACTCCGCTGGCGCCGAAGCCAAGAAGTTTGTGCCTCCTGAGTTCGCGCAGACCGCAACAAAAACGCGCCCTTTGCGACGCGTGATGCAAAGCTCGCAGGTTGTCACCAGAACTGGCCGGCATCCGCCTCAGGACCACACAGACAGTTTCCGACGCCGGAGCACTCCCAGCGTCTTTTCCTGCTGTGGGAACATCAAACGAGACGCAAAGCCGCCCTCACGCAGGTTTGCTCATGCTGCCGCCCATCACGCAGCCACGCAGGCGGCTTCAAGGCGAGGACGACGTTGCGGACTCCGGCTGAAGCGCCGCCCTGTTGGCAGCCGCCTTGCAGCCCATCGTGTCCGCCTCCTACGTTCAGGTGCAGGAGAGCACCTTTCGGGACAACCAGCGGCAATGGTGATGAATCTGCTTTCTGGTATGCCGCCTGGTACTGGTAAAGAAGGAACAGGGTGGCGCGCTCTCCCGCGGGGCGTCAACATCCAAGGCGAGATGACCACAGGTGGAAAATCCAGCCTGCTGGACTCTCCATCCAACGCCACTCGCGGTGCTGCAGACGGGGTTGGTCCCCGCGCACTTGCTACCCGTGACCAGTTGGCCACCTTGGCGACCAGTCATCGGGGAGAAGCAGGCTCGGCGTGCCGCCGAAAGACTTGCTCCATGCGGGCAAAACCGGGCGGAAAAGCCAGAACCGCAGGGCCGTAA